One window of the Clostridium sp. MB40-C1 genome contains the following:
- a CDS encoding Ger(x)C family spore germination protein, translated as MKKIVSIVFTIIISISFSGCYNYRDINKVLFVTTVIMDIDEENNPIVYDEAFKANAGNKGPGSDTRLVFKGEGKTLFEGARDMSLMASYKLNYTQNKVLVFTKRAAEYGLDNFIDFFERDQELIIRPSICIYDGDPEKLLQAKLEEEKYIGVYIMQLIENIRVSSRSIRMSFNNYLNQRLIGDKTNVIPIIQLNSDGLGSKIKIEGGAVIKEDKLVNVIKKEEAQGFNFLLDNVKLGTLEPKNPEVKSKFVTLEILSSKTITDLKYDEGKIKLIKKINVNTSLAEIQDKMSVNDKNLMELKSTTEDNIRRACETIFNKYKEIGLDIFDISEQFQMRYPKENIENVIKETELIVDVNVDITTSGENLSFIKE; from the coding sequence ATGAAAAAAATAGTTAGTATAGTATTTACTATAATAATTAGTATTTCTTTTAGTGGATGCTATAATTATAGAGATATAAACAAAGTATTATTTGTTACCACTGTAATAATGGATATAGATGAAGAGAATAACCCTATAGTATATGACGAAGCTTTTAAGGCTAATGCAGGAAATAAAGGACCTGGGAGTGATACTAGGCTTGTCTTCAAGGGAGAGGGAAAGACTCTTTTTGAAGGAGCAAGAGATATGAGCTTAATGGCTAGCTATAAGCTTAATTATACTCAAAATAAAGTGTTAGTTTTTACTAAGAGAGCTGCTGAATATGGATTAGATAATTTTATAGATTTTTTTGAGCGAGATCAAGAACTAATTATAAGGCCAAGTATATGTATTTATGATGGGGATCCGGAAAAACTTCTTCAGGCTAAACTAGAAGAAGAAAAATATATAGGTGTTTATATTATGCAACTTATAGAAAATATAAGAGTATCTTCTAGATCTATAAGAATGTCTTTTAATAATTATTTAAATCAAAGATTAATTGGTGATAAAACAAACGTAATTCCTATTATACAATTAAACTCAGATGGTTTGGGAAGTAAGATAAAAATTGAAGGTGGAGCTGTTATTAAGGAAGATAAACTTGTAAATGTAATAAAAAAAGAGGAAGCTCAAGGATTTAATTTCTTGTTAGATAATGTAAAATTAGGAACATTAGAACCTAAAAACCCAGAAGTGAAAAGTAAATTTGTAACTTTAGAGATATTAAGCAGTAAAACAATTACTGATTTAAAATATGATGAAGGAAAAATAAAACTTATTAAAAAAATTAACGTTAATACTTCCCTTGCTGAAATACAAGATAAGATGTCAGTAAATGATAAAAATTTAATGGAATTGAAATCAACTACGGAAGATAATATTAGAAGAGCTTGTGAGACTATTTTTAATAAATATAAAGAAATAGGTTTGGATATTTTTGATATAAGTGAACAGTTTCAAATGAGATACCCTAAGGAAAATATAGAAAATGTTATTAAGGAAACAGAATTAATAGTAGATGTTAATGTTGATATTACAACATCAGGAGAAAATTTAAGCTTTATAAAGGAGTAA